TAAAAATTTTCAGCAATAGCGCTTCCAAAAAGAATAAAGCCGCTAATACTATACTTGCAAGTTTAGACCATTTAACAAATTTCAGCCTTTGAAGAAGTTCCTGGTTGTCAGAGTTTTTAAGAATCAAGTCCTCAATAAAAGACTCCCTAAACGCCCAGTTTAAATCATACTTGCTCCAATAGTCAAATGCTGCTATTTTCTCTGAGACATCAATCCATCTGTAGTAGATAGACTTCTTATTAAAAATAAAAATGCTCAGTGACAAGATTAAAAGAGATCCGGTGATCAGTAGTAGAGCAATCCCAATTGATTCCATTTCACCAGGTTTTAAAACGCCTATCAGGTTGGCTGATTCGCAAAATAGCCCCAAGATTAAGTACATAATGACTGTGCACGAAGTGTTTACAGTAAGTAGTTTATATTTCAATCCTGTTTGCTAGATAATAGCTTCTGGATAAATAGCTGTCTATTACGGTGATGGTGGGCCAGTCAAAACGGAACATGCTGGGCCAATGATTACGGAGTCAATGGGCCACTTTCCTATGCAATTTAGGGTATTGATTTAAGATTATGAACTGAGTTTTTTTTCTTTCTGAGTGACTCCCCTTGTAATGTTAGTCTGTGAGAGGCGTACACTAACCTGTCCAAAATAGCGTCAGCCATCGTACTTTCTCCTATAAGGTTATGCCACTGCTCCACGGGTATCTGCGTGGCAATGATAGTTGCCGCCTTGTCGTAACGTTCCTCGATGATATCCAGGAGTGTGGTACGCGCTGCCTGATCTCTGGCGCGTCTGCCCGGACGGCAAATCCGTAATAAGGCAAACTAATCGAAGGGCCTCATTAATGCCCCTGCGTTTACAGTAATCCATAAGCACGCTATAGAAGACGGACTCAGGCCAGTTCTTCACTCTCCTTGAAACGACTTTAAAGCTCGTTCACAGTACCATATCCGAGTGAAATACGTTTCGGGCACGGTACTGTTACCGACTGTTATTAAAGTACTTGATTTAACTACGCCGTTATCGCTTCTTTTTGCCCAGCCGCACTATAAGCTTGTCGATTTCTTTATTAACATCTGAATTATAGTTATTCCTTTGACCTTCCAAAAACAAAGCATCCTCCTTGCTACCAACTTTCTTATACAATTCAATAACCGCGAAAGGATATTTAGGAAAAATTTTCTCCAGAAAACTCTTAAGTTCCGCAGAATCTTTGAACCCACCCTTTTCAATCAGGCCATAAACTAGACCTTGCCTTTCGAAGGTGGGTGGCTCCTTCAACAATTGATTTTTCAACCATTCACCTATATCATATGTCTTAGCCATAGCTAACACATAAGCAACCCCCCACATAACCGACATATTGTATGTATTTTCTTCAAAAAAGTCGATTATTATAGTCGGATCAAATGGTTCATCGGCAGAGATTAATGACCGTAAC
This genomic interval from Chitinophaga horti contains the following:
- a CDS encoding ATP-binding protein is translated as MCRPGRRARDQAARTTLLDIIEERYDKAATIIATQIPVEQWHNLIGESTMADAILDRLVYASHRLTLQGESLRKKKNSVHNLKSIP